The Tripterygium wilfordii isolate XIE 37 chromosome 17, ASM1340144v1, whole genome shotgun sequence genome has a window encoding:
- the LOC119982565 gene encoding stromal 70 kDa heat shock-related protein, chloroplastic, with amino-acid sequence MAASIAQINVLGGIGFPSSKTGVNASSASRTVFFGQGLGSRNIWNSGFLRLNTKSQRRYRARPLRVVNEKVVGIDLGTTNSAVAAMEGGKPTIVTNAEGQRTTPSVVAYTKNGDRLVGQIAKRQAVVNPENTFFSVKRFIGRKMSEVDEESKQVSYKVVRDENGNVKLECPILGKQFAAEEISAQVLRKLVDDASKFLNDQVTKAVVTVPAYFNDSQRTATKDAGRIAGLEVLRIINEPTAASLAYGFEKKNNETILVFDLGGGTFDVSVLEVGDGVFEVLSTSGDTHLGGDDFDKRIVDWLAASFKRDEGIDLLKDKQALQRLTEAAEKAKMELSSLTQTNISLPFITATADGPKHIEATLTRAKFEELCSDLLDRLKSPVETSLRDAKLTMKDLDEVILVGGSTRIPAVQELVKKITGKDPNVTVNPDEVVALGAAVQAGVLSGDVSNIVLLDVAPLSIGLETLGGVMTKIIPRNTTLPTSKSEVFSTAADGQTSVEINVLQGEREFVRDNKSLGSFRLDGIPPAPRGVPQIEVKFDIDANGILSVTAIDKGTGKKQDITITGASTLPSDEVERMVNEADKFAKEDKEKRDAIDTKNQADSVVYQTEKQLKELGDKVPGPVKEKVEAKLKELKDAIAGGSTQSIKDAMAALNQEVMQLGQSLYNQPGASGAGPTPGPESPPSDSSNKGPDGDVIDADFSDSK; translated from the exons ATGGCGGCTTCAATTGCACAAATCAACGTTCTTGGAGGGATTGGGTTCCCTTCTTCAAAGACGGGGGTCAACGCTTCGTCTGCTTCCAGGACTGTGTTCTTCGGGCAGGGATTAGGCAGTAGAAACATATGGAATTCTGGGTTCTTGAGGTTAAACACTAAGTCACAGAGGAGGTACCGTGCGAGACCATTAAGGGTGGTGAACGAGAAGGTCGTGGGAATTGATTTGGGCACGACGAACTCAGCTGTCGCAGCCATGGAAGGAGGGAAGCCGACAATAGTTACTAACGCAGAGGGGCAGAGAACGACTCCCTCCGTGGTTGCCTACACGAAGAATGGGGACAGGCTGGTGGGACAGATTGCTAAGCGCCAGGCGGTCGTGAACCCGGAGAATACCTTCTTCTCCGTGAAGAGGTTTATCGGGAGGAAGATGTCTGAAGTGGACGAGGAGTCGAAGCAGGTGTCTTACAAGGTGGTCAGGGATGAAAATGGGAATGTGAAGCTTGAGTGCCCTATCCTTGGAAAGCAGTTTGCTGCTGAGGAAATTTCGGCGCAG GTTTTGAGAAAGCTTGTGGACGATGCCTCAAAGTTTTTGAATGATCAAGTAACCAAAGCTGTTGTAACTGTTCCAGCATACTTCAACGATTCCCAGAGGACAGCTACGAAGGATGCTGGTCGTATTGCTGGCTTGGAAGTTCTACGTATCATCAACGAACCGACGGCTGCTTCTTTGGCGTATGGTTTTGAAAAGAAGAACAATGAAACCATATTAGTATTTGACCTTGGTGGTGGTACTTTTGATGTTTCAG TGCTTGAGGTCGGTGATGGTGTATTTGAAGTGCTTTCTACTTCAGGAGACACTCATCTAGGTGGTGATGACTTTGATAAG AGAATTGTTGATTGGCTTGCTGCTAGTTTTAAGCGAGATGAAGGTATAGATCTTTTGAAGGACAAACAAGCTCTTCAGCGGCTTACTGAAGCAGCTGAGAAGGCTAAAATGGAGTTGTCATCTTTAACTCAAACTAACATCAG CCTGCCTTTCATTACTGCCACTGCTGATGGCCCCAAGCATATTGAGGCCACCCTAACAAGGGCCAAGTTTGAGGAATTGTGCTCAGACCTGCTCGACAG gcttaaaAGCCCTGTTGAGACTTCATTGAGAGATGCAAAGCTCACCATGAAAGATTTAGATGAAGTGATCCTCGTTGGTGGGTCGACGCGTATCCCAGCAGTTCAGGAGCTTGTGAAGAAGATTACTGGGAAGGACCCCAATGTTACAGTGAATCCTGATGAAGTTGTTGCTCTAGGGGCAGCAGTTCAG GCGGGTGTTCTCTCTGGGGATGTCAGCAACATTGTGCTTCTGGATGTTGCACCGTTATCTATTGGTCTTGAAACTCTTGGTGGTGTGATGACAAAAATTATACCGAGGAACACAACCTTGCCCACATCCAAATCAGAGGTGTTCTCAACCGCTGCAGATGGTCAGACTAGTGTTGAGATTAATGTCCTTCAGGGCGAGAGAGAATTTGTTAGGGACAATAAATCTCTTGGTAGTTTCCGCCTTGATGGTATCCCGCCTGCTCCACGCGGGGTTCCTCAGATTGAAGTTAAATTTGACATAGATGCGAATGGAATTCTTTCTGTCACTGCTATTGATAAAGGCACGGGGAAGAAGCAAGATATCACCATCACTGGTGCCAGCACCTTGCCGAGTGACGAG GTGGAGAGGATGGTCAACGAAGCAGACAAGTTTGCTAAGGAAGACAAGGAGAAGAGAGATGCCATTGACACAAAGAACCAGGCGGATTCGGTTGTGTACCAAACTGAAAAGCAGCTCAAGGAGCTAGGTGACAAAGTTCCTGGCCCTGTGAAGGAGAAGGTTGAGGCAAAACTCAAAGAACTGAAGGATGCCATTGCAGGGGGTTCAACCCAATCGATTAAAGACGCCATGGCTGCCCTTAATCAAGAAGTTATGCAGCTTGGCCAGTCCCTTTACAATCAGCCAGGTGCTTCTGGTGCAGGGCCTACACCTGGGCCTGAATCCCCTCCATCGGATTCGTCAAACAAGGGACCTGACGGAGATGTTATTGATGCAGATTTCTCTGACAGCAAGTGA
- the LOC119982990 gene encoding uncharacterized protein LOC119982990: protein MGSISGEDSSGPPSAASSPKSRVKFLCSFGGKIMPRPADGHLKYVGGETRVVAVPRNINFSELMKKINALFDGDLVLKYQVMPEDLDALVSVRSNEDLKHMLDEYERQEREGIPKFRTFLFPSNPVVTENIHVSTMDHPAVIEQRYIDAINGIARSISNLKLPHINANRPSFSISAASSPNSNSPDGNVIDSITPSEPASINGYHNNNRFHIHKVHSSPSLCSLNNFQQQSSSNTISNQHYHHHHQHHHHQNLQQQYPHLYQSFRPPQDSHRVGRGNERLVTALSLGRQDLSNSRGGIGHGISQYHKTSSRTNISCGKCNRCGYYDEYCSIYGCRTNRGDSLPQSPRGNNWE, encoded by the exons ATGGGGTCAATTTCCGGAGAGGACTCATCGGGACCGCCTTCTGCGGCATCGTCCCCCAAGAGCAGGGTCAAATTCCTCTGCAGTTTCGGTGGCAAGATCATGCCACGCCCCGCAGATGGCCACCTTAAGTACGTCGGCGGAGAGACCCGGGTCGTCGCGGTTCCCCGCAACATCAACTTCTCTG AGCTAATGAAGAAGATCAATGCACTCTTCGATGGTGACTTGGTGCTCAAATACCAGGTCATGCCAGAGGACCTTGATGCCTTAGTCTCTGTAAGGTCTAATGAAGATCTCAAGCACATGCTTGATGAATACGAACGTCAAGAAAGGGAAGGAATCCCCAAGTTCCGAACCTTCTTGTTCCCTTCCAATCCTGTTGTTACAGAGAACATTCATGTCTCCACCATGGACCATCCGGCTGTAATCGAACAACGTTACATTGATGCCATTAATGGCATTGCTCGTTCCATTTCCAACCTAAAACTCCCTCATATCAATGCAAACCGTCCTTCCTTTAGCATTTCTGCTGCCTCTTCCCCTAATTCCAACTCCCCAGATGGAAATGTTATTGATTCTATTACGCCTTCGGAGCCTGCCTCGATCAATGGCTATCACAACAATAACAGATTTCACATCCACAAAGTCCATAGCTCTCCCAGCCTTTGCAGTCTCAATAACTTCCAGCAACAAAGCAGCAGCAACACGATCAGCAATCAACattaccaccaccatcaccaacaTCATCACCATCAGAACCTCCAACAACAATACCCACATCTCTACCAATCCTTTAGACCACCCCAAGACTCTCATCGGGTTGGTAGAGGGAATGAAAGGCTGGTGACCGCTCTGTCATTGGGTCGACAAGACTTGAGCAACAGCAGGGGAGGTATTGGTCATGGGATTAGCCAATACCACAAGACAAGTAGTAGGACTAATATAAGTTGTGGAAAGTGCAACAGATGCGGATACTACGATGAGTATTGCTCGATCTACGGGTGTAGGACTAATAGAGGGGATAGTCTTCCCCAGAGTCCTAGAGGGAACAACTGGGAATGA